One Halobacterium sp. DL1 DNA window includes the following coding sequences:
- a CDS encoding dihydroxy-acid dehydratase (catalyzes the dehydration of 2,3-dihydroxy-3-methylbutanoate to 3-methyl-2-oxobutanoate in valine and isoleucine biosynthesis), with protein MHNQKDPDLPSNDVTEGVERAPHRAMFRAMGYDDADFSSPMIGIANPAADVTPCNVHLDDVAGSAIDGVEGGDGMPIEFGTITISDAISMGTEGMRASLISREVIADSVELVAFGERMDGLVTVAGCDKNLPGMMIAAIRTDLPTVFLYGGSIMPGEHDGREVTVQNVFEGVGSVASGDMSEDELDEMERHACPGAGSCGGMFTANTMASISEALGLAPLGSASPPAEGEERYETAERAGELAVECVRERRRPSDILSRESFENAIAVQVALGGSTNAVLHLLALAAEAGVDLDIEDFNTISDRTPKIAKLQPGGTRVMQDLHEVGGVPVVLRRLLDADLVHGDANTVTGRTLAEELDHLDLPADDDIDVDFLRPVADPFHETGAITVLTGNLAPDGAVLKVTGEDETEHTGPARIFESEEDAMAYVQEGHIESGDVIAIRNEGPRGGPGMREMLGVTAAVVGQGHEDDVALLTDGRFSGATRGPMVGHVAPEAASGGPIALLEDGDEVTVNVPNRELSVAVSEDELAERREQWTEPDPRYDAGVLRKYGDQFGSAAEGAVTNPAAKRDREN; from the coding sequence ATGCACAACCAGAAGGACCCGGACCTCCCGAGCAACGACGTGACGGAGGGCGTCGAGCGCGCGCCTCACCGCGCGATGTTCCGAGCGATGGGGTACGACGACGCGGACTTCTCCTCGCCGATGATCGGTATCGCGAACCCGGCGGCGGACGTCACGCCGTGCAACGTCCACCTCGACGACGTGGCCGGCAGCGCGATCGACGGCGTTGAGGGTGGCGACGGGATGCCAATCGAGTTCGGCACCATCACCATCTCCGACGCCATCTCGATGGGGACCGAGGGGATGCGCGCGTCGCTCATCTCCCGGGAGGTCATCGCGGACAGCGTCGAACTCGTGGCGTTCGGCGAGCGCATGGACGGCCTCGTCACCGTCGCTGGCTGCGACAAGAACCTCCCCGGGATGATGATAGCAGCCATCCGCACCGACCTCCCGACGGTCTTCCTCTACGGCGGGTCCATCATGCCCGGCGAGCACGACGGCCGCGAGGTCACGGTCCAGAACGTCTTCGAGGGCGTCGGCTCCGTCGCCTCCGGCGACATGAGCGAGGACGAACTCGACGAGATGGAGCGCCACGCCTGCCCCGGAGCGGGCTCCTGTGGCGGGATGTTCACCGCGAACACGATGGCCTCCATCAGCGAGGCGCTCGGGCTGGCGCCGCTGGGCTCCGCGAGCCCGCCCGCCGAGGGCGAGGAGCGCTACGAGACCGCCGAGCGCGCGGGCGAACTCGCCGTCGAGTGCGTGCGCGAGCGCCGGCGCCCCTCGGACATCCTCTCCCGGGAGTCCTTCGAGAACGCCATCGCGGTGCAGGTCGCCCTCGGCGGGTCGACGAACGCCGTGCTCCACCTGCTCGCGCTCGCCGCGGAGGCAGGCGTCGACCTCGACATCGAGGACTTCAACACCATCAGTGACCGGACGCCGAAGATCGCGAAACTCCAGCCCGGTGGCACGCGCGTGATGCAGGACCTCCACGAGGTCGGCGGCGTCCCGGTCGTCCTCCGGCGCCTCTTGGACGCTGACCTAGTTCACGGCGACGCGAACACCGTCACCGGACGCACGCTCGCGGAGGAACTCGACCACCTCGACCTGCCCGCGGACGACGACATCGACGTCGACTTCCTCCGCCCCGTCGCCGACCCGTTCCACGAGACTGGCGCCATCACGGTCCTCACGGGCAACCTCGCGCCCGACGGCGCGGTCCTGAAGGTGACCGGGGAGGACGAGACCGAACACACGGGTCCCGCCCGCATCTTCGAGTCCGAGGAGGACGCTATGGCGTACGTCCAGGAGGGGCACATCGAGTCGGGCGACGTCATCGCCATCCGCAACGAGGGCCCGCGCGGCGGGCCGGGGATGCGCGAGATGCTCGGCGTCACCGCCGCCGTCGTCGGCCAGGGCCACGAGGACGACGTCGCGCTCCTCACGGACGGCCGGTTCTCGGGCGCGACCCGCGGCCCGATGGTCGGCCACGTCGCCCCCGAGGCGGCAAGCGGCGGCCCCATCGCCCTCCTCGAGGACGGCGACGAGGTGACCGTAAACGTCCCGAACCGCGAACTCTCGGTCGCCGTCTCCGAGGACGAACTCGCCGAGCGCCGCGAGCAGTGGACCGAACCCGACCCCCGATACGACGCGGGCGTCCTCCGGAAGTACGGCGACCAGTTCGGCTCCGCCGCCGAGGGCGCGGTGACCAACCCCGCAGCGAAGCGCGACCGGGAGAACTAG
- a CDS encoding GHMP kinase — MTARVETGGRLHFGFLNLSLANERLYGSLGVALDQPRVVVEAEHADRAVCGHDRARPYVERACSLLDVPGADVAVREELPVHVGLGSGTQLALAVLAAVARVHDLAPEVRTRAPELGRGGRSGVGVATFESGGFVLDAGHPTERFTTDRPPRGEWEVPPVAARHDVPADWRFVLVLPEAAPGKSDEGEDESMRAAVESADGSLADRISGVVTRSVLPALATGDVDAFGAAVAAVGRLNGAWYADEQGGVYRPPAGAIVNELGDSPAISGAGQSSWGPAVYGVTDADRADAAKTAGHDSLDAAGVDGDVLVVAPRNRGATIED; from the coding sequence ATGACTGCGCGGGTCGAGACCGGCGGCCGCCTCCACTTCGGCTTCCTCAACCTCTCGCTGGCGAACGAGCGCCTCTACGGGAGCCTCGGGGTCGCCCTCGACCAGCCACGGGTCGTCGTCGAGGCCGAGCACGCCGACAGGGCCGTCTGTGGGCACGACCGGGCGAGGCCGTACGTCGAGCGCGCGTGCTCGCTGCTCGACGTTCCCGGCGCGGACGTCGCGGTCCGCGAAGAGCTCCCCGTCCACGTCGGCCTCGGCTCCGGCACGCAGCTCGCGCTCGCGGTGCTGGCCGCGGTGGCGCGCGTCCACGACCTGGCGCCGGAGGTTCGGACGCGCGCCCCGGAACTCGGCCGCGGCGGGCGGAGCGGGGTCGGGGTCGCCACCTTCGAGTCGGGCGGGTTCGTCCTCGACGCCGGCCACCCGACCGAGCGGTTCACCACCGACCGACCGCCGCGCGGCGAGTGGGAGGTGCCGCCGGTCGCCGCCCGCCACGACGTGCCAGCGGACTGGCGCTTCGTGCTCGTCCTCCCGGAGGCGGCGCCGGGGAAGTCCGACGAGGGCGAGGACGAGAGCATGCGCGCGGCGGTGGAGTCGGCGGACGGCAGCCTCGCGGACCGCATCTCCGGCGTCGTGACCCGGAGCGTGCTGCCCGCGCTGGCGACCGGCGACGTGGACGCCTTCGGCGCCGCGGTCGCGGCAGTCGGCCGCCTCAACGGCGCGTGGTACGCCGACGAGCAGGGCGGCGTCTACCGGCCGCCCGCGGGCGCCATCGTGAACGAACTCGGCGACAGTCCCGCCATCTCTGGCGCCGGGCAGTCGTCGTGGGGCCCGGCGGTGTACGGCGTCACGGACGCCGACCGCGCGGATGCGGCGAAAACGGCGGGACACGACTCACTCGACGCAGCGGGCGTCGACGGCGACGTCCTCGTCGTCGCACCCCGGAACCGTGGCGCGACCATCGAGGACTGA
- a CDS encoding HtlC, producing the protein MATIPFGVSRLDGRIGGGAPEGSVVLLSGEAGAGAREFAYTSAVLNGLQSADPDLFDLHYGDLHGNAVAPEDIHYVSFTADEAELQREISFTLDEEIVDAGLDAVSFADLSPEYFQLSPVPRAWYAGEHQTITDLGQSGGERRDVLEAFADYLDEHAQGSLVVVDSLTDLIGARKQDMEFSDIVLTLKGLRKAASDWNGLILLHLTRDAVTEEEFGSLMTSVDGTVQFDWERGGNERVRTMYVREFRGVLSRLEEEDIVQFETEVHDAGFDVSDVRKIR; encoded by the coding sequence ATGGCGACGATTCCGTTCGGCGTCTCGCGGCTGGACGGCCGCATCGGCGGCGGTGCACCCGAGGGGAGCGTGGTGCTGCTGTCCGGGGAGGCCGGCGCTGGGGCCCGTGAGTTCGCCTACACGAGCGCCGTGCTCAACGGCCTCCAGTCCGCGGACCCCGACCTCTTCGACCTCCACTACGGCGACCTCCACGGGAACGCGGTGGCGCCCGAGGACATCCACTACGTGTCGTTCACGGCCGACGAGGCGGAGCTCCAGCGGGAGATCTCGTTCACGCTGGACGAGGAGATCGTGGACGCGGGGCTGGACGCGGTGTCGTTCGCGGACCTCTCCCCGGAGTACTTCCAGTTGAGTCCGGTGCCGCGGGCGTGGTACGCGGGAGAACACCAGACCATCACGGACCTCGGGCAGTCGGGCGGGGAGCGCCGTGACGTCCTCGAGGCGTTCGCGGACTACCTCGACGAGCACGCGCAGGGCAGCCTCGTCGTGGTGGACTCGCTGACCGACCTCATCGGCGCGCGCAAGCAGGACATGGAGTTCAGCGACATCGTGTTGACGCTGAAGGGCCTGCGGAAGGCCGCCAGCGACTGGAACGGCCTCATCCTGTTGCACCTCACGCGGGACGCGGTCACCGAGGAGGAGTTCGGGAGCCTGATGACCTCCGTCGACGGCACGGTGCAGTTCGACTGGGAGCGCGGCGGCAACGAACGCGTCCGCACGATGTACGTCCGAGAGTTCCGCGGCGTGCTTAGCCGCCTCGAGGAGGAGGACATCGTGCAGTTCGAAACGGAGGTCCACGACGCCGGCTTCGACGTCAGTGACGTGCGGAAGATCCGCTGA
- a CDS encoding rhodanese encodes MNRRTFLAAGTTSLAALAGCTGLLGSSSSATVNHPGNLETSFNANMELPTDETPGDGVPPEYAGGTDERSVDESQFSALSTNGETVTLVPVEVARYWHRRREARFVDARGLAQYKRAHIFGAVNSPAVRGSQGGAIGGWPTDDRVVCYCRCPHHLSSVRAAGLQKSGFSTVYAIDEGFGAWYDNDDPMRGPDFSNPQEAVVAGEVAASYAGENVWAVHEASGQREAAPVADDGSFELHLRFYDVTADSQIRVSTPTFDVTRPLGELTSGVLTE; translated from the coding sequence ATGAACCGCCGCACGTTCCTCGCCGCGGGCACGACGTCGCTCGCGGCCCTCGCGGGCTGTACGGGTCTCCTCGGCTCCTCCTCGTCCGCGACGGTCAACCACCCGGGCAACCTCGAGACATCGTTCAACGCGAACATGGAACTCCCGACGGACGAGACCCCTGGCGACGGCGTACCGCCCGAGTACGCGGGGGGGACGGACGAGCGCAGCGTCGACGAGTCCCAGTTCTCGGCGCTGTCGACGAACGGCGAGACGGTCACGCTCGTCCCCGTCGAGGTCGCCCGCTACTGGCACCGCCGCCGGGAGGCCCGGTTCGTCGACGCCCGTGGGCTCGCACAGTACAAGCGCGCCCACATCTTCGGCGCGGTGAACAGTCCCGCCGTCAGGGGCTCCCAGGGCGGCGCCATCGGTGGCTGGCCCACCGACGACCGCGTCGTCTGTTACTGCCGCTGTCCCCACCACCTCTCCTCGGTCCGTGCCGCGGGCCTCCAGAAGTCCGGTTTCTCGACCGTGTACGCCATCGACGAGGGGTTCGGGGCGTGGTACGACAACGACGACCCGATGCGGGGACCGGACTTCTCGAACCCGCAGGAGGCCGTCGTGGCGGGCGAGGTCGCCGCGAGCTACGCCGGCGAGAACGTCTGGGCGGTCCACGAGGCGTCCGGCCAGCGGGAAGCGGCCCCCGTCGCTGACGACGGCTCGTTCGAGCTCCACCTCCGCTTCTACGACGTGACCGCGGACTCCCAGATCCGGGTTTCGACGCCGACGTTCGACGTGACGCGCCCGCTCGGCGAACTCACGTCCGGCGTGCTCACCGAGTAG
- a CDS encoding hydrolase: MHYDAVVFDNDGVLTHPTPVEVLREATAEGFAAVGIEDPDPDHVDRMTLHVTPADLEAVSETHGVDPEALWYERDAAFSRRQVAEMEDGRKPLYEDYAAVGDLDVPCGIVSTNQHRTIEEILDYHDVRDHFDTHYGREMEPESLTRKKPNAHYLERALDDLDVAPERTLFVGDSQSDVEAARNAGTDAAFVWRDHRADYDLGVTPDHELETLHDLHELTPGGRRSV; this comes from the coding sequence GTGCACTACGACGCAGTCGTCTTCGACAACGACGGCGTGCTCACTCACCCGACGCCCGTCGAGGTGCTCCGCGAGGCCACCGCCGAGGGGTTCGCGGCGGTGGGCATCGAGGACCCGGACCCCGACCACGTCGACCGGATGACCCTCCACGTGACGCCAGCGGACCTCGAGGCGGTCAGCGAGACGCACGGCGTCGACCCCGAGGCGCTCTGGTACGAGCGCGACGCGGCGTTCTCCCGCCGGCAGGTCGCGGAGATGGAGGACGGGCGCAAACCCCTCTACGAGGACTACGCGGCCGTCGGCGACCTCGACGTCCCGTGTGGCATCGTCTCCACGAACCAGCACCGCACCATCGAGGAGATCCTGGACTACCACGACGTCCGCGACCACTTCGACACCCACTACGGCCGCGAGATGGAGCCCGAGAGCCTCACGCGGAAGAAGCCGAACGCCCACTACCTCGAGCGCGCGCTCGACGACCTGGACGTGGCCCCCGAGCGGACGCTGTTCGTCGGCGACAGCCAGAGCGACGTGGAAGCAGCCAGGAACGCGGGCACCGACGCCGCGTTCGTCTGGCGGGACCACCGCGCCGACTACGACCTCGGCGTCACGCCGGACCACGAACTCGAGACGCTACACGACCTGCACGAACTGACCCCAGGGGGCCGGCGAAGCGTTTAA
- a CDS encoding DNA-directed RNA polymerase subunit M — protein sequence MQFCDDCGSMMHKQGDEMVCSSCGAVEESEADGGFVETAAQDTSDVIETSEDANFEGKPTAEETCPECGHDTAWYTIKQTGSADEPPTRFFKCKECGARWRDYS from the coding sequence ATGCAGTTTTGCGACGACTGTGGCTCGATGATGCACAAGCAGGGCGACGAGATGGTCTGTTCGAGCTGCGGCGCCGTCGAGGAGAGCGAGGCCGACGGGGGGTTCGTCGAGACGGCCGCCCAGGACACCAGCGACGTCATCGAGACGAGCGAGGACGCGAACTTCGAGGGGAAGCCGACGGCCGAGGAGACGTGTCCGGAGTGCGGCCACGACACGGCGTGGTACACCATCAAGCAGACCGGTAGCGCCGACGAACCGCCGACGCGCTTCTTCAAGTGCAAGGAGTGTGGCGCAAGGTGGCGGGACTATAGCTGA
- a CDS encoding zinc transporter, whose product MSVTESVDAVRATTSRLGVLSTLALVALSAYVVVGDPPVKLLGISWVAFAAMAGAAALGARASTEHPTGLVWGYGLASGAMITSASVFLVPQAIGYAPKPGGFGVAAGILVGFAAHTVGHLVTHFDLPLDRTTAELAAHSLASGSIIGVVYTALPELGPLLGLAIVSHKGPAGYAAARRLVREGRSPAMLLLPASGVGLAALAVTLFSFPTDPTFRAVVFGFAAGIFLHVAMDFLPHCETGSEVHDAVTRTGHDHDHSRLDALRQQAVLSTAAGGLAVAAAWLLLQ is encoded by the coding sequence ATGTCGGTCACAGAGTCAGTCGACGCCGTCCGCGCGACCACCTCGCGCCTCGGCGTCCTCAGCACGCTCGCGCTGGTCGCGCTGTCCGCGTACGTTGTCGTCGGCGACCCGCCGGTCAAACTGCTCGGCATCTCCTGGGTCGCGTTCGCCGCGATGGCCGGCGCGGCCGCGCTCGGCGCCCGGGCCAGCACCGAACACCCCACCGGCCTCGTCTGGGGCTACGGCCTCGCGAGCGGCGCGATGATCACCAGTGCCAGCGTGTTCCTCGTGCCCCAGGCCATCGGCTACGCGCCCAAACCCGGCGGCTTCGGCGTCGCCGCGGGCATCCTCGTCGGGTTCGCCGCGCACACCGTCGGCCACCTGGTCACGCACTTCGACCTCCCGCTCGACCGCACGACCGCCGAACTCGCCGCCCACTCGCTGGCCTCCGGCTCCATCATCGGCGTCGTCTACACCGCGCTGCCGGAACTCGGCCCGCTGCTCGGCCTCGCCATCGTCTCCCACAAGGGACCGGCGGGCTACGCCGCCGCGCGCCGCCTCGTCCGGGAGGGCCGCTCGCCCGCGATGCTCCTTCTGCCGGCCTCCGGCGTCGGCCTCGCCGCGCTCGCGGTCACGCTGTTCTCCTTCCCGACGGACCCGACGTTCCGCGCCGTCGTCTTCGGCTTCGCCGCGGGCATCTTCCTCCACGTCGCGATGGACTTCCTCCCGCACTGTGAGACCGGCAGCGAGGTCCACGACGCCGTCACCCGCACCGGCCACGACCACGACCACTCCCGCCTCGACGCCCTCCGCCAGCAGGCCGTCCTCTCGACGGCGGCGGGCGGCCTCGCGGTCGCCGCCGCCTGGCTCCTCCTCCAGTAG
- a CDS encoding mannose-6-phosphate isomerase, protein MDARSLTDAFDSVEETWEPRLLAELNGQHVKVARLDGEFVWHAHEDADELFYVIDGDLTIEYREDGREDAVHLGPGDLTVAPAGVEHRPVAHEETQVVLFEPAGTTNTGTAEDSDRTVEDVERV, encoded by the coding sequence ATGGACGCACGCTCGCTGACGGATGCCTTCGACTCCGTCGAGGAGACGTGGGAGCCACGCCTGCTCGCGGAACTGAACGGCCAGCACGTGAAGGTCGCGCGCCTCGACGGCGAGTTCGTCTGGCACGCCCACGAGGACGCCGACGAACTGTTCTACGTGATCGACGGCGACCTCACCATCGAGTACCGCGAGGACGGCCGAGAGGACGCCGTCCACCTCGGACCGGGCGACCTCACCGTCGCGCCTGCGGGCGTCGAACACCGCCCGGTCGCCCACGAGGAGACGCAGGTCGTCCTCTTCGAACCGGCGGGCACGACGAACACGGGGACCGCCGAGGACAGCGACCGGACCGTCGAGGACGTCGAACGCGTGTAG
- a CDS encoding short-chain dehydrogenase produces MATTVAVTGATGGLGEAVARAFAEDGATVALGGRDSDALASLADELGGVSLRTDVRDEFDVERFMEHASKAGDDSGIDVVVPCAAVYHGDAGETPLDEAAYSAFDDTMRTNARGVFASVREALPHMDADGCVLVPTGGVARDAQPGFGPYAVSKAAAEGVVRQFAADCEQAIGCIDPSAVDTDLHGMGGRNPSEVAPLFTWAATVPEELDGDVLGLAEWKSSTA; encoded by the coding sequence ATGGCAACAACGGTAGCGGTGACTGGGGCGACGGGTGGGCTCGGCGAGGCTGTCGCGCGGGCGTTCGCCGAGGACGGGGCGACCGTCGCGCTCGGCGGCCGGGACAGCGACGCGCTCGCGTCGCTCGCCGACGAACTCGGCGGCGTCTCCCTCCGCACCGACGTGCGCGACGAGTTCGACGTCGAGCGGTTCATGGAGCACGCCTCGAAGGCCGGCGATGACTCCGGCATCGACGTGGTCGTCCCCTGCGCCGCGGTCTACCACGGCGACGCCGGGGAGACGCCACTCGACGAGGCGGCCTACAGCGCGTTCGACGACACGATGCGCACGAACGCCCGGGGCGTGTTCGCGTCCGTCCGCGAGGCGCTCCCCCACATGGACGCTGACGGCTGCGTGCTGGTGCCGACTGGCGGCGTCGCCCGGGATGCCCAGCCGGGGTTCGGCCCCTACGCCGTCTCGAAGGCCGCCGCGGAGGGCGTGGTCCGACAGTTCGCCGCCGACTGCGAGCAGGCCATCGGCTGTATCGACCCCAGTGCCGTCGACACCGACCTCCACGGGATGGGCGGCCGGAACCCCAGCGAGGTCGCCCCGCTGTTCACCTGGGCGGCGACGGTGCCGGAGGAACTCGACGGCGACGTGCTCGGCCTCGCCGAGTGGAAGAGTTCGACGGCCTGA
- a CDS encoding translation-associated GTPase — translation MSYKVGLVGKPSVGKSTFFNAATMNDVPEGAYPFTTIDPAVGEAYVRVDCAAPDFGETCTPSTGYCEDGVRFVPTKLVDVAGLIPGAHEGNGLGNQFLTDLNEADVLVHVVDFSGTTDIEGERTEGHDPREDIDFLEDELDQWYLGILEKGIERYESQHMAETSLETELAEQMSAFRTNEDEIKQIVLSLGLELDADTWDADDRTELAREIRKRTKPMVVAANKMDTPEAQANWDEITADDDYDHLEFVPVSAHAEKALKQAAEDGVVDYRPGDDDFEITGDVSDEQAAGLEAIREFVADYDGAGVQQAVETALFDALGVNPIFPGSTGGLGTADGRVLPDVFLLPEGATAEEFAYAVHSDIGDGFLHAKDCRVNRQIAADHELAPRDVVEIVSTN, via the coding sequence ATGAGCTACAAGGTCGGTCTCGTGGGCAAGCCCTCGGTGGGGAAGTCCACGTTCTTCAACGCGGCGACGATGAACGACGTGCCAGAGGGCGCGTACCCGTTCACGACCATCGACCCGGCGGTCGGCGAGGCGTACGTGCGCGTCGACTGCGCGGCCCCCGACTTCGGGGAGACGTGCACGCCCTCGACGGGGTACTGCGAGGACGGCGTCCGCTTCGTCCCGACGAAACTCGTCGACGTCGCGGGGTTGATTCCCGGCGCCCACGAGGGCAACGGCCTCGGCAACCAGTTTCTCACCGACCTGAACGAGGCCGACGTGCTCGTCCACGTCGTCGACTTCTCCGGAACGACCGACATCGAGGGCGAGCGCACGGAGGGCCACGACCCCCGCGAGGACATCGACTTCCTGGAGGACGAACTCGACCAGTGGTATCTCGGCATCCTCGAGAAGGGCATCGAGCGCTACGAGAGCCAGCACATGGCCGAGACGTCCCTGGAGACGGAACTCGCCGAGCAGATGAGCGCGTTCCGCACGAACGAGGACGAGATCAAGCAGATCGTCCTCTCTCTCGGTCTCGAACTCGACGCCGACACGTGGGACGCCGACGACCGAACCGAACTCGCCCGGGAGATTCGCAAGCGCACGAAGCCGATGGTGGTCGCGGCGAACAAGATGGACACCCCCGAGGCGCAGGCCAACTGGGACGAAATCACCGCGGACGACGACTACGACCACCTGGAGTTCGTGCCAGTGAGCGCCCACGCCGAGAAGGCGCTCAAGCAGGCCGCCGAGGACGGCGTCGTCGACTACCGCCCTGGCGACGACGACTTCGAAATCACGGGCGACGTGAGCGACGAGCAGGCGGCGGGCCTCGAGGCCATCCGCGAGTTCGTCGCCGACTACGACGGCGCGGGCGTCCAGCAGGCCGTCGAGACGGCGCTGTTCGACGCGCTCGGCGTCAACCCCATCTTCCCGGGGTCCACGGGCGGCCTCGGCACCGCGGACGGCCGCGTGCTCCCGGACGTCTTCCTGCTCCCCGAGGGCGCGACCGCCGAGGAGTTCGCGTACGCGGTCCACTCGGACATCGGCGATGGCTTCCTGCACGCCAAGGACTGCCGCGTGAACCGTCAGATCGCCGCCGACCACGAACTCGCGCCCCGGGACGTCGTCGAGATCGTCTCCACGAACTGA
- a CDS encoding translation initiation factor 1A encodes MSEESGRRNLRMPNGDELFAVVTEHNGGNHVRVQCEDGENRMGRIPGRMKYRTWISEGDVVLVEPWDWQDEKANIEWRYSEQDADQLRDEGHIN; translated from the coding sequence GTGAGCGAAGAATCAGGGCGCCGGAACCTCCGGATGCCCAACGGAGACGAGCTTTTCGCCGTCGTGACGGAGCACAACGGCGGGAATCACGTACGCGTGCAGTGCGAGGACGGAGAGAACCGGATGGGGCGCATCCCCGGGCGAATGAAGTACCGGACGTGGATCAGCGAGGGCGACGTCGTGCTCGTCGAGCCGTGGGACTGGCAGGACGAGAAGGCCAACATCGAGTGGCGCTACTCCGAGCAGGACGCCGACCAGCTCCGCGACGAAGGCCACATCAACTAG
- a CDS encoding glycosyl transferase — MASPTASFVVPALNEADYLPATLRSIRAQTTGVDYEVVVADGASTDATRAIASEAGAHVVVSDAGGIAAGRNAGARAVRGEWLAFVDADTTVRPDYLDRMLGFAHESGVAGASSHCRVTDCYRGKAMQVVVNRAFPLLERPVLPGFNTFVRRSAFESVGGYADVGNEDTAFSRALGREFPTAYCPDVLVETSGRRFAQQGLTGTALHYLALDVDRVRAT, encoded by the coding sequence ATGGCGTCGCCGACTGCGAGTTTCGTGGTCCCGGCGTTGAACGAGGCCGACTACCTCCCGGCGACCCTCCGGAGCATCCGGGCCCAGACCACCGGCGTCGACTACGAGGTGGTGGTGGCCGACGGCGCCAGCACCGACGCTACCCGGGCGATTGCCAGCGAGGCCGGTGCCCACGTGGTGGTCTCCGACGCGGGTGGCATCGCCGCTGGACGGAACGCCGGCGCTCGCGCCGTTCGCGGGGAGTGGCTGGCGTTCGTCGACGCCGACACCACGGTCCGCCCGGACTACCTCGACCGGATGCTCGGGTTCGCCCACGAGTCGGGCGTCGCAGGGGCGTCCTCGCACTGTCGGGTGACGGACTGCTACCGCGGGAAGGCGATGCAGGTCGTCGTGAACCGCGCGTTCCCGCTGCTCGAGCGGCCCGTCCTCCCCGGGTTCAACACGTTCGTCCGGCGGTCGGCCTTCGAGTCGGTCGGCGGCTACGCCGACGTCGGCAACGAGGACACCGCGTTCAGCCGCGCGCTCGGCCGCGAGTTCCCGACCGCGTACTGCCCGGACGTGCTCGTCGAGACGTCCGGCCGCCGGTTCGCGCAACAGGGGTTGACGGGAACCGCCCTCCACTACCTCGCGCTCGACGTCGACCGCGTGCGGGCCACCTGA
- a CDS encoding NUDIX hydrolase: MDEFAYVVNVDAAVVRDGEYLVIERSAEEEHAAGTVAFPGGKVEQTEGFDAIENTARREVREETGVEVGAVEYVSSNAFVADEGTQCLNVLTRCEYESGEPEARQPDEVADAFWLPYEEFGAHPDVPEYVAAFAERVEESRAD, from the coding sequence ATGGACGAGTTCGCGTACGTCGTGAACGTCGACGCGGCGGTCGTGCGGGACGGCGAGTACCTCGTCATCGAGCGCAGCGCCGAGGAGGAGCACGCGGCCGGAACCGTCGCATTCCCCGGCGGGAAAGTCGAGCAGACCGAGGGATTCGACGCCATAGAGAACACCGCTCGGCGGGAGGTCCGCGAGGAGACGGGCGTCGAGGTGGGAGCCGTCGAGTACGTCTCCAGCAACGCGTTCGTCGCCGACGAGGGGACGCAGTGCCTGAACGTGTTGACGCGCTGCGAGTACGAGAGCGGAGAGCCCGAAGCCCGCCAGCCAGATGAGGTGGCGGACGCGTTCTGGCTACCGTACGAGGAGTTCGGTGCGCACCCGGACGTGCCGGAGTACGTCGCCGCGTTCGCCGAGCGCGTGGAGGAATCGCGGGCGGACTGA
- a CDS encoding multidrug transporter (member of the SMR family of proton-dependent drug efflux transporters; quaternary ammonium compound efflux pump; confers resistance to cetylpyridinium, cetyldimethylethyl ammonium and cetrimide cations) gives MSAWLVLFVAGLFEAAWAIGLAYTDGFTEPVPSVLTLAAMAVSVYLLAQAVQELPVGTAYAVWTGIGAVSTAILGVYLFDESTSALRLGSILLVVVGIAGLQVTASGHA, from the coding sequence ATGTCCGCGTGGCTGGTGCTGTTCGTGGCGGGACTGTTCGAGGCGGCGTGGGCCATCGGCCTCGCGTACACTGACGGGTTCACCGAACCCGTTCCCTCGGTGCTCACGCTGGCCGCGATGGCCGTCTCTGTCTACCTGCTCGCCCAGGCCGTCCAGGAGCTCCCGGTCGGGACGGCGTACGCGGTGTGGACGGGAATCGGCGCCGTCTCAACCGCTATCCTCGGCGTCTACCTCTTCGACGAGTCGACGTCCGCGCTCCGACTCGGCTCTATTCTGCTGGTCGTGGTCGGCATCGCGGGGTTGCAGGTGACTGCGAGCGGCCACGCCTGA